Proteins from a single region of Hordeum vulgare subsp. vulgare chromosome 6H, MorexV3_pseudomolecules_assembly, whole genome shotgun sequence:
- the LOC123404043 gene encoding putative disease resistance protein RGA3 produces MAAVLVFAGKSVATAAISFLVTKAFNYLDEYRKSEGMEEVKNRLRLAMPQIQSVFDVVQPQRIREQSSALDEWLWQLRDAVEEAEDSIDELEYLVLEKKAKERKVSDRCSCFGRMKHKFVRSVKQAGILNKTLDRLVKSVDRLDKVAEGVANFLILAGTASSSQHQMQLADNDRQTGSTLCTTIFVGREKEKEQIIQWLTNISAESANMGSIPIVSLVGHGGMGKTTLAQSICETSEIRSCFTVVWVTVSTTFDATSVTSKILECVTGVKPHTDQLEPLQRLLQGIMERLSFLLVLDDVWEDKKRNEWEKLFAPFRKLNNRSKILLTTRMRSVASMATHVMNVKNDECLTLGGLKEDENLELFNHHVYSGLNPQEYEDLKSIGEQIARKLGGCPLVTKVASGHLHDIMEFDYWKNFLDEGLEQFKGTEEDIMKILRLSYYHLPVELQMCFRFCSLFPEDHEFFKDDLVKMWVGSGLISQATSYSQPLKVMNTGEQFLAQLTRKSFFEVKTKERNDIVGEEYYVMHDILHEVARNVSFGECARINDPTRFDDKKDTVRHICVSHIQKFSVEDIKKLSYFKNLRSIIIDSYHEVDDNIVCALEQIVESSKSLRLFHSTLRNTFHIADKFGELKHLRYLCLDHISPEGIRVVSKLYHLTLFHCQNGLQGAT; encoded by the coding sequence ATGGCCGCCGTACTTGTGTTCGCCGGCAAGTCGGTCGCAACTGCTGCCATCAGCTTCTTGGTCACAAAGGCTTTCAACTACCTCGACGAGTATCGCAAATCTGAAGGCATGGAGGAGGTGAAGAATCGGCTCCGGCTGGCCATGCCACAGATCCAGTCGGTGTTTGATGTCGTCCAGCCGCAACGCATCAGGGAGCAGAGCAGCGCACTGGATGAGTGGCTGTGGCAGCTCAGGGACGCCGTCGAGGAGGCTGAGGATTCCATCGATGAGCTAGAGTACCTCGTACTCGAGAAGAAGGCTAAAGAGCGCAAGGTTAGTGACCGCTGCTCTTGTTTTGGTAGGATGAAGCATAAGTTTGTCAGATCCGTTAAGCAAGCCGGTATTTTGAACAAGACTCTCGACAGACTGGTGAAATCTGTGGATAGATTAGACAAGGTTGCCGAAGGTGTTGCCAATTTCCTCATCCTCGCAGGAACAGCTTCCAGCAGTCAGCACCAAATGCAGTTGGCTGACAATGACCGCCAGACAGGCTCAACGTTATGTACAACCATATTTGTTGGGCGAGAGAAAGAGAAAGAACAGATTATTCAGTGGCTAACAAACATATCGGCTGAATCGGCAAACATGGGCAGTATTCCGATTGTTTCATTGGTCGGTCATGGTGGCATGGGCAAAACCACTCTGGCTCAGAGCATATGCGAAACATCTGAGATACGGAGCTGTTTTACGGTCGTCTGGGTTACTGTATCCACTACCTTTGACGCAACATCAGTAACAAGTAAAATTCTGGAATGTGTGACAGGAGTAAAGCCACATACTGATCAGTTGGAACCATTGCAAAGATTACTCCAAGGCATAATGGAgcgtcttagtttcttgcttgttttggatgaTGTCTGGGAAGATAAGAAAAGAAATGAATGGGAAAAGCTATTTGCTCCTTTCAGGAAACTGAACAACAGGAGCAAAATTTTGTTGACGACCCGAATGCGGTCTGTAGCATCCATGGCCACACACGTGATGAATGTAAAAAATGATGAGTGCTTGACATTAGGAGGTCTGAAAGAAGATGAAAATCTGGAGCTCTTCAATCATCATGTGTATTCTGGTTTGAACCCACAGGAgtatgaggacttgaaatcaattGGAGAGCAAATTGCAAGAAAGCTAGGAGGATGTCCCTTGGTAACAAAGGTTGCTAGTGGGCATTTGCATGATATCATGGAGTTTGATTACTGGAAGAACTTCTTGGACGAAGGATTGGAACAGTTTAAAGGAACTGAAGAGGATATTATGAAGATTCTGAGGTTAAGCTACTACCACCTACCAGTAGAGTTGCAGATGTGCTTTCGATTTTGTAGCTTGTTTCCCGAGGACCATGAATTTTTTAAGGATGATTTGGTGAAGATGTGGGTGGGTTCAGGATTGATCTCACAGGCTACAAGTTACTCACAACCCTTAAAGGTAATGAACACCGGTGAACAATTCTTGGCTCAACTGACCAGAAAATCATTCTTTGAAGTGAAAACCAAAGAGCGCAATGATATAGTAGGAGAAGAATACTATGTCATGCATGACATATTGCATGAAGTGGCAAGGAATGTTTCATTTGGTGAATGTGCAAGAATAAATGATCCTACCAGGTTTGATGATAAGAAGGATACAGTCCGACACATATGTGTTTCCCATATCCAGAAATTTTCTGTTGAGGACATCAAGAAACTATCCTATTTTAAGAACCTACGCTCTATTATCATCGATAGTTATCATGAGGTTGATGACAATATAGTTTGTGCACTTGAACAAATTGTTGAAAGCTCAAAATCATTGCGTCTATTTCATTCAACGTTGAGAAATACATTCCATATTGCTGACAAGTTCGGTGAGCTAAAGCACCTCCGCTATCTATGTCTGGATCACATATCACCAGAGGGAATTCGTGTTGTGTCCAAACTTTATCACTTGACGCTGTTTCATTGTCAGAATGGTTTACAGGGAGCAACATA